One segment of Acaryochloris thomasi RCC1774 DNA contains the following:
- a CDS encoding DEAD/DEAH box helicase → MFDSDLKIDKQRSQLQDLYNACPAVAQEIVQLLAVVYEPVNRTTIMECLNKLGIRDLDQAPFISKNLKPYIDGLLDAGLLLQERGQGPQCHPFIAEIATRDAVKAGRFAVYARVVQKAIPIYYPHQNAPRRFKSEAQFLREARIDFYRQDFASFEAQIKDYHQAKYPQDKLTQAEVIATICSNPFDAEWFQSLSPNFYELGLYGIFDHSVLTLANCEEAFEMLLEESVAENSRCSAALKLMLAEQLLLRGDVEEVPAVLESLAQLSEDSAATYWGWLAFLQGDTSKAIAHYTRALTHLRAVKKKRKAYFGNISGLFFILALLQDGSPERLQEAQSYTQQMVRQPKHYWLRTTYVWLNQFLQLQQGDLSSKASLLGAYIHPYEGHHSLDILFGSLCQYWVNADRAQKKLPRILMPLYQQAMRSGYHWVAMEVASLLAKLEPDATYETQSEILRQGSGIQPLVNIIHTLEPWEMSLKALAKLHQEPVSPVASDFRMAWFITLYGKNWSLQPREQKLSAKGGWSKGRPIAMKRLYKNPSGELEYLSAQDLRICNQIETYSTYGYHSGTEYRFAECAIATLIGHPYVFWEETPTIPIEVVKGEPELLIQKEKAGQLALTLTPNFKSNDEIVVIKETPTRLKVIKIQADHHQIATILGQKNRLTVPERAKEQVLAAINAVSNLVTVQSDIGGGVASATEVPSQATPHVHLLPAGEGLKVAVFSRPFPEGGPYYRPGSGGETVIAEIGDRRLQTTRDLKQERKLSKTAISACPTLLRHEGQESEWLLEEPENCLELLLELQDLGDHIVLEWPEGEKLRVSHRADVGQFQLQIKRQRDWFAASGELQLADDEVLDMQALLKLLEQTPSRFIPLGDGQFVALTQEFRKRLDELRAYSETQGDGLRFHPLTAVALEDMVDDVGQLKADKHWKAHVKKLKDVKKFQPKLPSTLQAELRDYQEEGFEWLARLSHWGVGACLADDMGLGKTLQALAVILTRAPQGPTLVIAPTSVGMNWLSEAQRFAPTLKPLQFGNSDRQQLLDQLQPFDLLVCSYGLLQQEDVAQMLAKVEWQTTVLDEAQAIKNMATKRSQAAMNLQAGFKILTTGTPIENHLGELWNLFRFINPGLLGSLDRFNQRFATPIEKYQDHQARHRLKKLIQPFLLRRTKNQVLEELPSRTEITLQVELSQEEMALYEALRRDAIAKLTESDSEAGAKHLQVLAEIMKLRRACCNPQLVVPKAPPPSAKLQLFSETLAELLANHHKALVFSQFVDHLQILRQYLDKQKIAYQYLDGSTPAKKRQERVNAFQAGEGDVFLISLKAGGTGLNLTAADYVIHMDPWWNPAVEDQASDRAHRIGQQRPVTIYRLVAKGTIEEQIVDLHQHKRDLADSLLEGAEMSGKISTDELLRLIHEG, encoded by the coding sequence ATGTTCGATTCCGATCTCAAGATCGATAAGCAACGTAGTCAGCTTCAAGATCTTTACAATGCCTGCCCTGCTGTTGCACAAGAGATTGTGCAGCTTCTTGCCGTTGTTTATGAACCGGTTAATCGCACCACCATCATGGAGTGCCTTAACAAGCTGGGGATTCGAGATCTTGATCAAGCCCCCTTTATTAGTAAAAATCTGAAGCCGTATATTGATGGGCTGCTCGATGCAGGATTATTGTTGCAAGAGCGTGGTCAGGGACCACAGTGTCATCCATTCATTGCAGAGATCGCAACTCGTGATGCTGTGAAGGCAGGGCGGTTTGCTGTCTACGCCCGGGTGGTCCAAAAGGCAATCCCAATTTACTACCCTCATCAAAATGCTCCTCGGCGATTTAAGAGTGAAGCACAATTCCTTCGTGAGGCCCGTATTGACTTTTATCGGCAGGACTTCGCTTCTTTTGAAGCGCAGATCAAAGACTACCACCAAGCTAAATACCCTCAGGACAAACTGACTCAGGCAGAGGTGATCGCTACGATTTGCAGTAATCCCTTTGATGCTGAATGGTTCCAATCGCTGTCTCCGAACTTCTATGAGCTTGGCCTCTACGGTATTTTCGACCATTCTGTCTTGACGTTGGCAAACTGCGAAGAAGCCTTTGAGATGCTTCTGGAAGAGTCTGTGGCTGAGAATTCTCGCTGTTCCGCGGCTTTAAAGCTGATGCTGGCGGAACAGCTTCTGTTGCGTGGCGATGTCGAAGAGGTTCCTGCGGTGCTGGAGTCACTCGCTCAGCTTTCAGAAGACAGCGCAGCCACCTATTGGGGCTGGCTGGCGTTCTTACAGGGAGACACCTCGAAGGCCATTGCCCACTACACTCGGGCGCTGACCCACCTCCGGGCAGTCAAAAAGAAACGTAAGGCCTACTTTGGCAACATCAGTGGTTTATTCTTTATTCTGGCGCTGCTCCAGGACGGCTCTCCAGAACGACTCCAGGAAGCCCAGAGCTATACCCAGCAGATGGTTCGTCAGCCCAAGCACTACTGGCTGCGAACCACCTATGTCTGGCTCAATCAATTTCTACAACTCCAGCAGGGTGATTTATCATCAAAAGCCTCTCTACTAGGAGCCTACATCCATCCCTACGAGGGACACCATAGCCTAGATATTCTCTTTGGCTCGCTGTGTCAGTACTGGGTCAATGCCGATCGTGCCCAGAAAAAACTGCCCCGCATACTGATGCCCCTCTATCAACAGGCCATGCGATCGGGATATCACTGGGTGGCGATGGAGGTGGCGTCACTGCTGGCCAAGCTAGAGCCTGACGCCACTTATGAGACCCAATCCGAGATTTTGCGACAGGGCAGCGGCATTCAACCGCTCGTGAATATTATTCACACTCTGGAGCCTTGGGAGATGAGCCTCAAGGCGTTGGCCAAGCTCCATCAAGAGCCAGTCTCTCCCGTAGCCTCAGATTTTAGGATGGCTTGGTTTATCACTCTATATGGCAAAAACTGGTCCCTGCAGCCCCGTGAGCAAAAGCTGAGTGCAAAGGGAGGCTGGAGTAAGGGACGTCCCATTGCCATGAAGCGTCTCTATAAGAATCCGTCGGGTGAGTTGGAGTACCTCTCTGCTCAGGATTTGCGGATTTGCAATCAAATTGAAACCTACTCCACCTATGGCTACCACAGCGGAACTGAGTATCGGTTTGCAGAGTGTGCGATCGCAACTCTCATCGGCCATCCCTATGTTTTCTGGGAAGAGACCCCTACCATCCCTATTGAGGTCGTTAAAGGGGAACCTGAACTGCTGATTCAAAAAGAAAAAGCGGGTCAACTAGCGCTGACTCTAACGCCAAACTTTAAGTCAAATGACGAAATTGTAGTGATTAAAGAAACCCCGACGCGGCTTAAGGTGATTAAGATTCAGGCAGACCATCATCAAATTGCCACGATTCTGGGCCAGAAGAATCGCCTTACAGTGCCGGAACGAGCGAAGGAGCAGGTGCTCGCGGCCATTAACGCCGTCTCTAATCTGGTCACCGTCCAGTCTGATATCGGCGGCGGCGTGGCTAGTGCGACAGAGGTGCCGTCTCAAGCAACGCCCCATGTTCACCTATTGCCCGCTGGAGAAGGTCTCAAGGTGGCGGTTTTTTCACGCCCGTTCCCTGAAGGAGGCCCCTACTATCGACCCGGCAGCGGTGGCGAAACCGTCATTGCTGAAATTGGCGATCGGCGACTGCAAACCACTCGCGATTTGAAACAAGAACGGAAATTGTCTAAGACTGCGATATCGGCCTGCCCGACGCTGCTTCGACACGAGGGCCAAGAGAGTGAGTGGCTATTAGAAGAGCCCGAGAACTGTCTAGAGCTATTGCTAGAGCTGCAGGATTTAGGTGACCATATCGTCCTGGAGTGGCCAGAGGGCGAGAAGCTGCGCGTCAGCCACCGAGCCGATGTCGGTCAGTTTCAGCTTCAGATCAAGCGTCAGCGGGACTGGTTTGCCGCTAGCGGTGAACTGCAGCTTGCTGACGATGAGGTGCTAGACATGCAGGCACTGCTGAAGCTGCTAGAGCAAACCCCCAGCCGCTTTATCCCCCTTGGCGACGGCCAGTTTGTGGCCCTGACCCAGGAATTTCGCAAGCGCCTCGATGAGCTGCGGGCCTACTCTGAAACACAGGGGGATGGCCTCCGCTTTCACCCCCTGACGGCAGTGGCTCTTGAGGATATGGTCGATGATGTGGGCCAACTCAAGGCAGACAAGCATTGGAAAGCCCACGTCAAAAAACTGAAGGATGTCAAAAAATTTCAGCCGAAACTTCCCTCAACGCTGCAGGCAGAGCTGCGAGATTATCAAGAAGAAGGATTTGAGTGGCTAGCGCGACTCTCTCACTGGGGCGTCGGGGCTTGCTTGGCTGATGATATGGGCTTAGGTAAGACGCTACAGGCGCTGGCGGTGATTCTCACTCGTGCACCCCAGGGACCCACGTTAGTGATTGCACCTACATCTGTGGGGATGAACTGGCTCAGCGAGGCCCAGCGGTTTGCGCCTACGCTGAAGCCGCTGCAGTTTGGGAACAGTGACCGACAGCAGCTATTGGATCAGCTCCAGCCCTTTGATTTATTGGTGTGTAGCTATGGTCTTCTGCAGCAGGAAGACGTGGCTCAGATGCTGGCTAAGGTCGAATGGCAAACCACTGTTCTGGACGAGGCCCAGGCGATCAAGAATATGGCGACAAAGCGATCGCAAGCGGCCATGAATCTCCAGGCTGGGTTCAAGATTCTGACCACGGGCACGCCGATTGAGAATCATCTCGGGGAGCTATGGAATCTCTTTCGATTTATTAATCCGGGTCTATTGGGATCGCTGGATCGCTTCAATCAACGGTTTGCTACACCCATTGAGAAATATCAGGATCACCAGGCTCGCCATCGCTTAAAAAAGTTGATCCAGCCGTTCTTGTTGCGGCGAACTAAAAATCAGGTTTTAGAAGAGCTGCCCTCTCGTACGGAAATTACGCTACAGGTGGAGCTGAGTCAAGAAGAGATGGCGCTGTATGAAGCGCTGAGGAGGGATGCGATCGCAAAGCTAACCGAAAGCGATTCCGAAGCCGGAGCCAAGCATCTTCAGGTTTTGGCTGAAATCATGAAGCTGCGTCGCGCCTGCTGCAATCCTCAGCTTGTTGTCCCCAAAGCTCCACCTCCGAGTGCCAAGCTGCAGCTATTCAGCGAAACCTTAGCAGAGCTGCTGGCCAACCATCACAAAGCCCTTGTATTCAGCCAGTTTGTGGATCATCTCCAAATTCTGCGACAGTATTTAGACAAACAAAAGATTGCCTACCAATATTTAGATGGCAGTACACCCGCAAAAAAACGTCAGGAGCGCGTCAATGCCTTCCAGGCCGGGGAGGGAGATGTCTTTTTAATCAGCCTCAAAGCAGGGGGCACCGGGCTAAATTTGACCGCCGCTGATTACGTGATCCATATGGACCCCTGGTGGAACCCAGCCGTGGAAGATCAGGCATCAGATCGGGCACACCGCATTGGGCAACAGCGTCCGGTAACGATTTATCGCCTCGTTGCTAAGGGCACCATTGAAGAGCAAATCGTCGATCTCCATCAGCAC
- a CDS encoding TlyA family RNA methyltransferase translates to MSKQRLDTLLVELNLCNSRQRAQRLIRAGEVKVNQQLVDKPGTQVPTDAKVTVKERPPYVSRGGEKLVQALQTFPIQVKDRVALDGGISTGGFTDCLLQNGAQQVYGVDVGYGQVAWKLRTDPRVILKERTNIRYLKPNDLYAPDAQVPDLGVMDVSFISLTKVLPAFWALLRPPREVVLLVKPQFEVGQERIGKKGVVRDPVAQGDAIATVLTAAETLGWQYAGLTWSPCPGPAGNIEFLLWMQMQQQADRPEATDLIQLAKTAQQQLFKAS, encoded by the coding sequence TTGTCCAAGCAACGCCTTGACACTTTACTGGTTGAGCTAAATCTTTGTAATTCTCGTCAGCGTGCCCAGCGCCTGATTCGTGCGGGTGAAGTGAAAGTCAATCAGCAGCTGGTTGATAAACCGGGCACTCAAGTGCCCACTGATGCCAAAGTAACGGTCAAAGAACGGCCTCCTTACGTTTCGCGGGGCGGAGAAAAACTAGTTCAGGCTCTGCAAACGTTTCCAATTCAGGTTAAAGATCGTGTTGCTCTCGATGGCGGTATCTCCACAGGTGGCTTCACGGACTGTCTATTGCAGAACGGCGCCCAACAGGTCTACGGGGTTGATGTCGGCTACGGACAAGTGGCCTGGAAGCTGCGCACAGATCCCCGCGTCATTCTCAAAGAGCGCACGAATATTCGCTATCTGAAGCCGAATGATCTCTATGCTCCTGATGCCCAGGTTCCTGATTTGGGAGTGATGGATGTTTCGTTTATTTCGTTGACGAAGGTGCTGCCTGCTTTTTGGGCGCTGCTGCGGCCGCCCCGTGAAGTGGTGCTGCTGGTCAAGCCTCAGTTTGAGGTGGGTCAGGAGCGGATTGGGAAAAAAGGCGTGGTTAGGGATCCAGTAGCTCAAGGAGATGCGATCGCAACTGTCCTCACAGCAGCCGAGACCCTGGGCTGGCAGTACGCCGGTCTTACCTGGTCTCCCTGTCCTGGTCCTGCGGGCAATATTGAGTTTTTGCTCTGGATGCAGATGCAGCAGCAAGCAGACCGTCCTGAAGCAACAGATCTGATTCAGCTTGCCAAGACCGCACAGCAGCAGTTATTTAAGGCTTCCTAG